In Oryza brachyantha chromosome 2, ObraRS2, whole genome shotgun sequence, a single window of DNA contains:
- the LOC107305516 gene encoding uncharacterized protein LOC107305516: MDALRRDRDELLERAKAMESRLYDQYIALRELKKVNTGLQAECAKLLAVKAELEVECSQLSALKAALEVECSRLKKAKDTAVADLVEAQSQAKSMVEATKTMTQEAELARDRLITVALNVLEATPLLAQGSLSVSIDGVIQQLEKMPMTHSAELRETTKLASNHASAIVKSLYPRVEVNTICDRFAADCDEKTAVKYINEA, from the exons ATGGATGCCCTACGTCGGGATCGCGACGAGCTCTTGGAGCGTGCCAAAGCTATGGAGAGCCGCCTGTACG ATCAATATATAGCCTTGAGAGAGCTGAAGAAAGTGAACACTGGGCTGCAAGCCGAGTGCGCCAAGCTACTAGCGGTGAAGGCTGAGCTTGAAGTCGAGTGCTCCCAGCTGTCGGCGTTGAAGGCTGCGCTGGAAGTCGAATGCTCTCGGCTCAAGAAAGCTAAGGACACCGCCGTTGCCGACCTCGTGG AGGCACAATCTCAGGCGAAATCCATGGTGGAGGCTACTAAGACCATGACCCAGGAAGCTGAGTTGGCTCGGGACCGGCTCATCACGGTTGCCCTTAACGTGCTCGAGGCGACACCGCTGTTAGCGCAGGGCTCTTTGTCGGTCAGTATAGACGGGGTGATCCAGCAGCTCGAGAAGATGCCTATGACTCACAGCGCTGAGCTGCGGGAGACAACGAAGTTGGCATCCAACCACGCCAGCGCCATTGTAAAGTCGCTGTATCCCCGAGTGGAGGTCAACACCATCTGCGACCGGTTTGCCGCTGACTGCGACGAGAAGACAGCAGTGAAGTACATCAATGAAGCGTAG